The DNA window CCCGGAAAATTATGCATGGCGATGTCGATCGATAAGGCGCTAAATCGGGCGGATCTGCTGGGCAAGACCCTCTGGCTCGAGGATCGTGGTCTCTTTTCGGGGGCTATTCAGGTAAGCCCGCGCGTCGGAGTCGATTACGCCGGCGAATATAAAGACAAACCCTGGCGATTCTTTGAAGATGGCAACCCGCACGTATCGCGCGTTCGATTCAGACGCGGCTAAACCGTAACCAGCAGGGCGCCGAGAATATCTTCGACGGGCGGACGCTCGTTCTGATTCGGGCTGATGGCGATCCAGGAGAGTTTTCCCTCCTTGTTTACCACGAACGTGGCCGGATGCGCGATGTTGTAGGCGTCCATGCCGATGCGGTGATAAACCCCATAAGCTCGTGTCACGCTGCGGGTTTCATCAAACAGGATGGGAAACGGGTAGTGATGCTGGTCTACGTAGTTCTTTCCGCGGAATAATCCGTCGATTTTTTGTGCCGCGATGACGACAAGGCGGGCGTCCCGTTTTTTGAACTCATCGTAGGATGACTCCAACTGAGCCATTTGCCGCCGGCAGTTGGGTCACCAGGTACCGCGGATGAAGACGATCGCAAGGGGTTTCCCGCGATAGTCAGAAAGCCCCACGGACCTGCCATCGGCGGTTGGCAAGGTGAAATCGGGAGCCACATTGCCAACGTGTAGAGTTTCTGAATCAGGCCGCAGCATCCTTTAAGAGCCGCCGGGATGGACGAGAGGCGCGCTCGAACTCGCCGGCTGCGACGCCGGGGAAGCCACGATCGGAGCGGTTACTGCGACGGTCAACGCTGCAGCACTGGTTGCGGCCGTTGCCGTTACGCTTGCTACGGTCGATATCGACGAAGTGGTCGCACCGGTTGCCGCTCCAGTAGCACCTCCTGCGGCTCCTCCCCCGGCGGCACCTCCGCCCGCTCCACCACCTGCTCCACCCGCGCCGCCGCCACCTCCACCCGCTCCTATGACCGGTTGGGCAATTGCGGCGAGTAACGCGACAACAGGAGTGAAGCCGACGCCCCGGATGGCCGTGACTCGCTGGCCGTTTCGAATGGTGACGCTTCGCGAAGTTACAACTTCGGTGATCTGCTCGATGCCCTCGTTGAGTGAATGCGTGCTTTGAGTGTTGTTAGGCACGTCTTGCGTACCCTCGGTACCCCGGATGGCAGCGACAGCAGTCGGGGTTAGGAGCGTCGTCTGGGTTCCCGTCACACGCTGTATGCTGAACCAGAGATTTCCGATCGCCTGCGTGACTCTCCTGCTCACGGTGGCCGCCTGCATCTGCTGCTGGATCTGGACCGTCGTGCCTTCGGACAGTCTCAAGTGGCTCGTGTCCGGCGGATTAAACAGGACGTCGGCTCTCCCGTTCAGAGTTCGTACGAAGTCGCCGCTGGCCAGACCAATGCCCACAGCGGCCCGGGCATAGTTGTTGGGTGTGGCCCGGCGCGCGACGCGCACGTCGCCTTGCATCAGATCGATGGATGCGATTTGTGGTCCGCCGAGCGGTCCCTGGGGCTCCGGCGAAATGGGGTCTGCCAGTGCCGTGGCGAGCCGCACCGTGGGAATAAGGGCTGCAACCACAATCTGGCCCGGCATGATGTGATTCGCCGCGCCGTTTTTCTGGAGTTCGATTACGGTAAAGTTGCCGCTACGGCTCTGGACGCGATCCTCGGTTTGCGGCGTCGCCGTTACGATTCCCGATAAAGCAGCATCGCCGGGGCTCGGATGGATGTCCAACTGGGGCGTGACAATCTCCACAGCGGTCTGTGGCGGAAAATTGAAGGCGATCGTGCCGCTCTTTATCACCAGTTTCAGTGGATTCTGGTGAATGACTTCCACTTCCGTCAATTCTCCAATTTCCACGCGGCCGTTTGCGACGCGGAGCACGCCGCCGCTGTCTTTGTCCGTGCGGAGCGAGTCGCCCTCGAAGACGGAAGTGTCATTGGAGAGTTGCCGGCCGGACCGTTCGACCTTTCCCCTGAGAATGATGTCACCGACGACCGTGGCTCTGGCTTGAACAGATGCAGCCGCAGAGATCAGAAAAAGAACAGTGAGTGCGAGCCTGTAAGCAAAATTATTTTTCATCAAACTTGTACACGGGATCGAAGTGTGCCTCATCACCTGCATATTCGGTGCGGTATTTTGCAATTCGAGTCCTCATCAATCGCGAAGGCCCGTCTCCCGGGCTGAGCGTCAAAACATGCTCAAACGCCATATCGGCATTTTTGAAATCGCCTTTACGGTAAAGACCCAACGCGTGTTCATACATCGCTGCAATTTCTTCCTGTTCCGGCGTGGCCAGTATCTGGCCGGATCCCAGCCGGCGTTCGTCGTGCCGGCGCTCTCCATGCCACAACATCACCAGAGCTTTCTTGATCTTGTTGCCGGCTGTCAGCGGTCCGCGGCGGTCCGCTGAGCGCCTTTCGAACTCCAGGCGCTTGAGTCCCATCGGTTCGTATATCGTAACGGCCTGGGATTTGCCCTTTACCTGGATCGTATCGAGCTGGCGGCACAATACCATATCCTGAACCGCCTGGAACGTCGTATCGGAAATGAGGATCGTGGTGCCGTAATACTTGTTCAACGATTCGAGCCGCGACCCCAGATTCACATTGTCGCCCATAACCGTGTAGCTCAGCCGGTTTTCCGCGCCCATGTTCCCGACTACCATCGGGCCGGTATTCAAGCCGATTCCGATTTCGAACTTTGCGCCTCCAGGCAAAACGAGGACGCCACGCAGGTCCTCAACCCCTTTGATCATTTCGAGCGCGGTGACGACTCCGCGGACGGCATGATCTTTGACTTCCAGCGGATGGCCCCAGAAACACATGACGGCATCGCCGATCAGCTTGTCCAAAGTGCCTTTGTGCGTGAAGATCAGGCCGACCATTTTGTCGAAGTATTTATTGAGGAAGTTCACGACCTCGGTCGGCGCCATCTTCTCGGAGAAGCTGGTGAAGCTCCGGATGTCGGAGAACAGCACGGTCAGTTCGCGCTTTTCTCCACCGAGTTTTAACGTATCCGGGTCGGCAATCGCCTGCTCGATAACATTCGGATCGAGATAGTACTGGAAGGCGGATTTGGTCCGCTTCTTCTCGCGTTCTTCGGTGAAGTACTTATAGGAAATCAGGCTTGCGCTGGTGACGACAAGCGACAAGCCCGGATAGATGAAGCTGAGGACCCAGTGCCATCGAAGAAATGTCCAGTAGTTCACGCCAGTGAAAGCGGCGAGAAATATACCTACAAGAAGGACGCTGCGGCTGGCATTAAGTCTGGGAAGATAGGCGCCCGCGATCAAACCAAAAAGGAGGATGATCGCCAGATCGATGACTTTAGCGAATTTGTCGCGATAGAGATACCGTCCGTGAAGGACGTTATCTATGAAATTGGCATGGAGTTCGACGCCTGGAAGAACTGTGTCGAATGGTGTTGCCACTACGTCGTTCAAGCCGACTGTCGGAGCTCCAATCAAGACTATTTTGTTTTTGAAGACCTCTGGTGCGACAATTCCTTCCATCACATCGATCATCGAGACTGTTTGATAGGTTCCGTGAGGTCCGCTGTAATCAAGCATCACGCGGCCGAAGTCATCCGTCGGGACCGTGTAGTTGGCCACCTGAATATCCTGAATGTGCCCGTTGTCCTGGTAATTGATCAAAATCGACGATGGGGAGTTCAGGTACTGCCGCAGCATCTGGAGGTCGAGTGAAGGGTAAAGCCGGCCGCCGTACTCCACGATTTGCGGCTGATAGCGCAGACGGCCTTCAGCGTCGGGATGGAAATTGGCAAAACCAAACGAAACCGCTGCCGCCGTCAATTCCGGGAGGTTCTTCTTGACGGTTTCGGCCAGATAAAAATTAGTATCAGGAGCGCCGCCGGGGCGGGGATTCTCGACAGCGAAAATCTGTTTCCCATCCGCGAACAGTTTTTGCATGCCCGCATCGAGTTCCGCTGTGGGCCGCTTCGGACCTTGCGCGGTTTTCAGGTTCAGGATCAAACCCAGTACCACCGAGTTCGCCGAACGAATGGCATCCGCAAATTTGGTATCGTTTGAAAGGTCGCTGACGTCCACATCGTCGAACGCGATATCAAAGCCGATCACCTTGGGTTTGCTCTCGGCGAGTTTTGTGATCAGTGTCGCAAAGTTGCTGCGCTGAAAGACGCGAGCGGAACCCAGTTTGTCCAGGGTCTTGTCGTCGAGACCAACAATAACGACGTCATTTCCGCCGGGCCTGGGCCCGCGGGCATGAAATTTCGCGTCCAGCCAACGCATGTCGAGGCTGGTCAAGAAACCCGAATCATTCAGGTCGAGCCGATTTACTGCCAGCCATGCAAACGCAATGGTCAACACCAATGCCAATAGTGCGGGTATACGTTTCTTCAGAGATGCGGAGAGAATGCTGTTGGCCATCGAATTTGTTGAAAGGCGGCAGGTTACGTTAAAGGCGGCGTTCGGTCAAGGTTGTTATACTTTGAGTTGTCCAGCACAGCCATGAACCCTACCCTCGAAGCCAAGCTGAAGCAGATCCCTCCTGGGCCTGGCGTGTATCTATACAAGGACGCCTCCGGGCAGACAATATACGTCGGCAAGGCCAAATCCTTGCGGAACCGGGTGCGGACCTACTTCCAGTTATCGGCGGATTTCGACGAGCGGAAGGACCAGATGATGGATTCGATCGAGGATCTCGAATTCATCATGACGGATACCGAAGGCGAAGCGCTCGCCCTCGAAAACAACCTGATCAAGCAGCACAAACCGAAGTACAACATCCTTCTGCGAGACGATAAGACCTATCCCTACATAAAGTTAACGATAAACGAGGTCTATCCCCGGACCATGATCACCCGGCGGGTGCGAAAGGATGGCGCGGCCTACTTCGGCCCTTTTTTCCCGGCCGGCCTTGCCCGCAAGTCGCTGAAGCTGATCGAAAGGTACTTTCTTATCCGCAACTGCAACATTCAAATCGACGGCAAGCGTCCCCGGCCGTGCCTGCAGTACTACATTCATCGCTGCCTGGGGCCGTGCGTGGACGGTCTGACGACCTATGACCAATACCAGGAGGCGGTCAAGGACGTTCGACTGTTCCTGGAGGGCCGCAATAACGACCTGATCAAGCGGCTCGAGGTGAGGATGCAGGAAGCATCCGCCAATGAGCAGTACGAGGTGGCGGCTCACTATCGGGACGCGATCGAAACGATGGAAACGCTCGCGGAACGCCAGAAAATGGCGGTCATGGGTTATGACGATATCGACATTTTCGGATACCACCACGAAGAGAACATGGTCGCCGTTTCCGTCTTCCACATGCGTGGCGGCCGCGTCGTCGATAAGCGCGAGCTGTTCTGGGAAGATCAGGAGAATTTTGTTCCCGGCGAGTTCTTTGGGTCGGTTTTGAAGCAGTATTACGTGGATGCGCCCTTTATTCCCGTCGAGATCCATGTTCCTGCCGACTTCGAAGATCACGATTTGCTGGAGCAGTGGCTCTCGGAAAGACGAGGGAGAAAAGTCGAAATCCGAACGCCTCAACGGGGCGCCAAGCGGGAGTTGATGGATCTTGTTCACCGCAACGCCCAGCTTTCTTTCCTGCAGCGGTTTCGTGCTTCGATGCCGTCGTCGGCCACGATTTCGAACGAGGTCGAAGAGGCGCTGGATCTCCAGAAACCACCGCGCCGTATCGAGTGTTTCGATATTTCCAACCTGCAGGGCAGCGACATTGTGGCTTCAATGGTCGTCTGGGAG is part of the Terriglobia bacterium genome and encodes:
- a CDS encoding DNA-3-methyladenine glycosylase, producing PGKLCMAMSIDKALNRADLLGKTLWLEDRGLFSGAIQVSPRVGVDYAGEYKDKPWRFFEDGNPHVSRVRFRRG
- a CDS encoding peroxiredoxin family protein — translated: MLRPDSETLHVGNVAPDFTLPTADGRSVGLSDYRGKPLAIVFIRGTWUPNCRRQMAQLESSYDEFKKRDARLVVIAAQKIDGLFRGKNYVDQHHYPFPILFDETRSVTRAYGVYHRIGMDAYNIAHPATFVVNKEGKLSWIAISPNQNERPPVEDILGALLVTV
- a CDS encoding adenylate/guanylate cyclase domain-containing protein, yielding MANSILSASLKKRIPALLALVLTIAFAWLAVNRLDLNDSGFLTSLDMRWLDAKFHARGPRPGGNDVVIVGLDDKTLDKLGSARVFQRSNFATLITKLAESKPKVIGFDIAFDDVDVSDLSNDTKFADAIRSANSVVLGLILNLKTAQGPKRPTAELDAGMQKLFADGKQIFAVENPRPGGAPDTNFYLAETVKKNLPELTAAAVSFGFANFHPDAEGRLRYQPQIVEYGGRLYPSLDLQMLRQYLNSPSSILINYQDNGHIQDIQVANYTVPTDDFGRVMLDYSGPHGTYQTVSMIDVMEGIVAPEVFKNKIVLIGAPTVGLNDVVATPFDTVLPGVELHANFIDNVLHGRYLYRDKFAKVIDLAIILLFGLIAGAYLPRLNASRSVLLVGIFLAAFTGVNYWTFLRWHWVLSFIYPGLSLVVTSASLISYKYFTEEREKKRTKSAFQYYLDPNVIEQAIADPDTLKLGGEKRELTVLFSDIRSFTSFSEKMAPTEVVNFLNKYFDKMVGLIFTHKGTLDKLIGDAVMCFWGHPLEVKDHAVRGVVTALEMIKGVEDLRGVLVLPGGAKFEIGIGLNTGPMVVGNMGAENRLSYTVMGDNVNLGSRLESLNKYYGTTILISDTTFQAVQDMVLCRQLDTIQVKGKSQAVTIYEPMGLKRLEFERRSADRRGPLTAGNKIKKALVMLWHGERRHDERRLGSGQILATPEQEEIAAMYEHALGLYRKGDFKNADMAFEHVLTLSPGDGPSRLMRTRIAKYRTEYAGDEAHFDPVYKFDEK
- the uvrC gene encoding excinuclease ABC subunit UvrC → MNPTLEAKLKQIPPGPGVYLYKDASGQTIYVGKAKSLRNRVRTYFQLSADFDERKDQMMDSIEDLEFIMTDTEGEALALENNLIKQHKPKYNILLRDDKTYPYIKLTINEVYPRTMITRRVRKDGAAYFGPFFPAGLARKSLKLIERYFLIRNCNIQIDGKRPRPCLQYYIHRCLGPCVDGLTTYDQYQEAVKDVRLFLEGRNNDLIKRLEVRMQEASANEQYEVAAHYRDAIETMETLAERQKMAVMGYDDIDIFGYHHEENMVAVSVFHMRGGRVVDKRELFWEDQENFVPGEFFGSVLKQYYVDAPFIPVEIHVPADFEDHDLLEQWLSERRGRKVEIRTPQRGAKRELMDLVHRNAQLSFLQRFRASMPSSATISNEVEEALDLQKPPRRIECFDISNLQGSDIVASMVVWEEGRMKKSDYRRFIIRSVSGLPDDFQSMREVVTRRYKRIQEEGSAMPDLVLIDGGIGQLHAAQSALDELNIVDQPLASIAKREEIIYIAGREDEPIILERRSAVLRLIQQIRDESHRFAITFHRERRGRRTLTSELSAIEGIGLKTTQKLLSHFGSVAKIREATVDDLKDIVTRPQAEAVWRHFH